The following proteins are co-located in the Rippkaea orientalis PCC 8801 genome:
- the fbp gene encoding class 1 fructose-bisphosphatase: MTSLQPLVIPEHSLDRDCTTLSRHVLQQLQSFSPEAQDLSAIMTRIALAGKLIARRLSRAGLMADVLGFTGETNVQGESVKKMDVYANDVFISVFKQSGLVCRLASEEMDLPYYIPENCPIGRYTLLYDPIDGSSNVDINLNVGSIFAIRQQEGMDENGDGSDLLRDGRGQLAAGYILYGPSTMLVYSIGHGVHSFLLDPSLGEFILAQENIKIPDHGPIYSTNEGNFWQWDEAIRDYTRYVHRHEGYTARYSGALVGDIHRILMQGGVFLYPGTVKNPRGKLRLLYETAPLAFLVEQAGGKASDGTTRLLDIVPDKLHARSPLVIGSMEDVKLVESFIEDRKNRGN, from the coding sequence ATGACTAGCTTACAACCCCTCGTTATTCCCGAACATAGTCTTGATCGAGACTGTACCACCCTTTCTCGCCACGTTCTACAACAATTACAAAGTTTTTCCCCAGAAGCCCAAGATCTCAGTGCTATTATGACCCGTATTGCCCTCGCTGGCAAACTTATCGCCCGTCGTCTGAGTCGTGCCGGGTTGATGGCGGATGTGCTAGGATTTACGGGAGAAACCAACGTCCAAGGAGAATCCGTCAAAAAGATGGATGTCTACGCTAATGACGTATTTATTTCCGTCTTTAAGCAAAGTGGGTTAGTCTGTCGCCTCGCCTCAGAAGAGATGGATCTACCCTATTATATCCCTGAAAATTGCCCCATTGGACGTTATACCCTACTCTACGATCCCATTGATGGCTCATCCAATGTCGATATCAATTTGAATGTAGGGTCAATCTTTGCTATCCGTCAACAAGAGGGAATGGATGAAAATGGAGATGGATCAGATTTATTGCGCGATGGACGGGGACAACTAGCAGCCGGATACATTCTCTATGGTCCGTCAACGATGTTGGTTTATTCTATTGGTCATGGTGTTCATTCTTTCCTTCTAGACCCCAGTTTAGGCGAATTTATCCTAGCCCAAGAAAACATTAAGATTCCTGACCATGGACCGATTTATAGTACCAATGAAGGGAATTTTTGGCAGTGGGATGAAGCCATTCGAGATTATACTCGCTATGTCCATCGCCATGAAGGTTATACCGCCCGTTACAGTGGGGCTTTAGTGGGAGATATTCACCGTATTTTAATGCAAGGAGGCGTTTTCCTCTACCCAGGAACCGTTAAAAATCCTCGCGGAAAATTACGTCTACTCTATGAAACTGCCCCCCTTGCTTTTTTGGTAGAACAAGCAGGAGGAAAAGCCAGTGATGGAACAACTCGGTTATTAGATATTGTCCCCGATAAACTCCATGCGCGTAGTCCCTTAGTTATTGGTTCTATGGAGGATGTTAAATTAGTTGAGTCCTTTATTGAAGACCGCAAAAATAGAGGAAATTAA
- a CDS encoding cobyrinate a,c-diamide synthase: MALIIAGDRSGVGKTTITLALLSFLVSQKHRVQSFKVGPDYIDPMFHTAITGRPCRNLDPILTSESYVQACFTQHCQGVDYALVEGVMGLFDGIPFTKSEVRSQKSEVREKWEIESFYYGSTAHIARLLDIPVLLVIDCSRLSGSVAAIAHGYRSLDPKLNIVGVILNRVGSDRHHYLLQQSLESLNIPILGTLSRQDSLTIPDRHLGLVPTTELPHLQPLFKQLSHLAKKNFNWDLLLPLLTPPPSPPLTPSPSPPLTPIRLALASDRAFNFYYQDNLDHLETLGIQLIPWSPLRDATLPPDIHGLYFGGGFPEMFAEELSSNLNAVKSVKTAIAAGIPTYAECGGLMYLCDQLIDFQGQTWPMVGILPTTAMMGSQLTLGYRQATALENTPLLNKGTTLWGHEFHRSSLSNPPLKPLFSLTSWHYSPFIQTEGWVNFQVHASYIHLHFAGCPSVAKKFFSHCLDFFKQSKLS; encoded by the coding sequence GTGGCATTAATTATTGCTGGCGATCGCAGTGGTGTCGGAAAAACAACCATCACTCTCGCACTACTTTCCTTTCTCGTTTCCCAAAAACACCGCGTACAATCCTTTAAAGTGGGGCCAGATTATATTGACCCCATGTTTCATACTGCCATTACTGGTCGTCCTTGCCGTAATTTAGACCCTATTCTGACTTCTGAAAGCTACGTTCAAGCCTGTTTTACTCAGCATTGCCAAGGCGTAGATTATGCCCTAGTAGAAGGCGTAATGGGGTTATTTGATGGCATCCCTTTTACAAAGTCAGAAGTCAGAAGTCAGAAGTCAGAAGTTAGAGAAAAATGGGAGATAGAATCCTTTTATTATGGGAGTACTGCCCATATTGCTCGACTTTTAGACATTCCTGTCCTATTGGTGATTGACTGTTCTCGGTTATCGGGATCAGTCGCTGCGATCGCCCATGGGTATCGTTCCCTTGATCCCAAGCTGAACATCGTCGGAGTCATCCTCAACCGAGTGGGAAGCGATCGCCATCATTATCTCTTGCAACAATCCCTAGAGTCTCTTAACATTCCCATTTTAGGAACCCTAAGCCGTCAAGATTCCCTGACCATTCCTGATCGCCATCTGGGGTTAGTACCCACCACCGAACTACCCCACCTACAACCCCTATTTAAACAACTTAGCCATCTCGCCAAAAAGAATTTCAACTGGGATCTTCTCCTCCCCCTCCTCACTCCCCCACCCTCTCCCCCCCTCACCCCCTCACCCTCTCCCCCCCTCACCCCCATCAGACTAGCCCTAGCCAGCGATCGCGCCTTCAATTTTTACTACCAAGACAACCTCGATCACCTAGAAACCTTAGGGATACAACTGATCCCTTGGAGTCCCTTGAGAGATGCAACCTTACCCCCAGATATCCACGGACTCTATTTCGGAGGAGGATTTCCAGAAATGTTTGCAGAAGAACTCTCTAGCAATCTAAACGCTGTAAAATCGGTTAAAACAGCCATTGCTGCTGGAATCCCTACCTATGCCGAATGTGGAGGATTAATGTATCTTTGTGACCAGTTAATCGATTTTCAAGGGCAAACATGGCCGATGGTGGGCATCTTACCCACAACCGCTATGATGGGTTCCCAACTTACCCTAGGCTATCGTCAAGCCACTGCCCTAGAAAATACTCCCTTGTTGAATAAAGGAACCACCCTCTGGGGTCATGAATTTCATCGTTCTTCCCTCAGCAATCCCCCCTTAAAACCGCTTTTTTCCCTAACAAGTTGGCATTATTCGCCATTTATTCAGACCGAAGGATGGGTAAACTTTCAAGTCCACGCATCCTACATTCATCTTCATTTTGCTGGCTGTCCCTCAGTTGCCAAAAAATTTTTCAGTCATTGCCTTGATTTTTTTAAGCAAAGTAAGCTAAGCTAA
- a CDS encoding iron uptake porin has translation MLRRNWKTLLVSPALLGMALAVSPAATAAETPSQAGVSQNETASFEIAQAKQDQLLDKLENYSNEGQSNSNDQVTSVSELRDVAPTEWAYEALRSLVERYGCIVGYPDRTFRGNRATSRWEFAAGLNACLNTMERLIQENVAVLREDIEKLKRLMQEFEAELAALGARVDNLEGRVAFLEDHQFSTTTKLVGEVIFAVTGAGGSRSSDENQTVFQDRIRLSFNTSFSGEDLLVTRLSASTGTGTDRFTISKPDLRVINPNTGQPIGISLQENTLVNATATQTHQIGPRRDEQNNDVVIDWVGYYAPIQLLDNFKLDTYVAAWGGKWYDFVPTLNPFFEDFDGGKGSLSTFSQRNPIYRIGGGAGAGASLQLDWLKNVLGPTSISFGYLAGTPNSPCQNGRGDGTGCSDRLTTNPATGKPYAESDGGNGLFNGNYGALAQINTNIFDSVNIGFTYVHAYHKPDSPIFGEGINEGPGIVGTSIANGARSQLNNAFALGTVGEPGIPTPTFNGSGENALDGGEVNPFDWGGKVTNSYGISGTWRPYDWVNFSAFGSFHNVRYLGRGKAAELWTGGGGLAFPDLFKEGNLLGIFAGVQPYQGDSDRPTTAGYYLLPTQNPVTVEVFYRYQVTDNISLTPGVIWISKPEQFVNKEGSDGEVIGTLRGTFSF, from the coding sequence ATGCTTAGAAGAAATTGGAAAACATTGCTGGTAAGTCCAGCTTTATTGGGAATGGCACTAGCCGTCTCACCCGCTGCAACGGCAGCCGAAACCCCCTCCCAAGCTGGAGTATCCCAGAACGAAACAGCAAGCTTTGAAATTGCTCAGGCAAAACAAGATCAACTGCTTGACAAATTAGAAAATTACAGCAACGAAGGTCAATCCAATAGTAACGATCAAGTGACCAGCGTTAGCGAGCTACGGGACGTTGCACCCACCGAGTGGGCTTATGAGGCTCTGCGTAGTTTAGTTGAACGTTATGGTTGTATTGTTGGTTATCCTGACCGTACTTTCCGAGGCAACCGTGCAACCTCCCGTTGGGAATTTGCGGCTGGTTTAAACGCTTGCTTAAACACAATGGAGCGTTTAATCCAAGAGAACGTGGCCGTTCTACGGGAAGACATCGAAAAACTCAAACGCTTAATGCAAGAATTTGAAGCCGAACTGGCTGCATTAGGTGCACGGGTAGATAACCTAGAAGGTCGTGTTGCCTTCTTAGAAGATCACCAATTCTCTACCACGACCAAATTAGTTGGGGAAGTCATCTTTGCTGTTACTGGCGCGGGTGGTAGCCGTTCTTCTGATGAGAACCAAACAGTATTTCAAGATCGGATTCGTTTAAGCTTCAACACCAGTTTCAGTGGGGAAGACTTATTAGTAACCCGTTTATCTGCTAGTACAGGTACCGGAACTGATCGTTTCACCATCAGTAAACCCGACTTACGGGTGATCAACCCCAACACTGGGCAGCCCATTGGTATCTCTCTCCAAGAAAACACCTTGGTTAACGCCACCGCTACCCAAACCCACCAAATCGGTCCTCGTCGGGATGAACAAAACAACGACGTTGTGATCGACTGGGTTGGTTACTACGCACCTATCCAACTCTTGGATAACTTCAAGCTTGACACCTATGTGGCAGCTTGGGGTGGTAAATGGTATGACTTCGTTCCTACCTTAAACCCCTTCTTCGAGGACTTTGACGGTGGTAAAGGTTCCTTGAGTACCTTCTCCCAACGTAACCCCATCTACCGAATTGGGGGTGGTGCTGGTGCTGGTGCTAGTTTACAACTCGACTGGTTGAAGAACGTTCTTGGACCAACCTCCATCAGCTTTGGTTACTTAGCTGGAACCCCCAACAGCCCCTGCCAGAACGGACGGGGTGATGGAACTGGATGTAGCGATCGCTTGACCACCAACCCTGCGACTGGTAAACCCTACGCAGAAAGCGATGGTGGTAACGGTCTGTTCAACGGTAACTATGGTGCGTTGGCTCAGATCAACACCAACATCTTTGACAGTGTAAACATCGGTTTCACCTACGTTCACGCTTACCACAAACCCGATAGCCCGATCTTCGGGGAAGGGATTAACGAAGGACCTGGAATCGTTGGTACTTCTATCGCTAACGGTGCTCGTTCTCAGTTAAATAATGCTTTTGCTTTGGGAACCGTTGGTGAGCCTGGAATCCCTACTCCAACCTTTAATGGAAGTGGAGAAAACGCTCTTGATGGTGGAGAGGTCAACCCCTTCGACTGGGGCGGTAAAGTAACTAACAGTTACGGTATTTCCGGAACCTGGCGGCCCTATGACTGGGTTAACTTCAGTGCCTTTGGTTCATTCCACAACGTTCGTTATCTCGGACGTGGTAAGGCGGCTGAACTGTGGACTGGTGGCGGTGGACTTGCGTTCCCCGACCTCTTTAAAGAAGGTAACTTGTTAGGGATCTTTGCAGGGGTTCAACCCTACCAAGGCGATAGCGATCGTCCCACCACGGCTGGTTATTACCTCTTACCTACCCAAAACCCTGTAACCGTTGAAGTGTTCTATCGCTATCAAGTCACCGATAACATTTCTTTAACTCCTGGTGTAATCTGGATTTCCAAACCTGAACAGTTTGTGAACAAAGAAGGATCTGACGGTGAAGTTATCGGAACCCTGCGCGGAACTTTCTCGTTCTAG
- the cysK gene encoding cysteine synthase A → MKIAHNVTELIGRTPLVQLNRIPQAEGCVAQIVVKLEGMNPAASVKDRIGVNMINAAEREGLIIPGKTLLVEPTSGNTGIALAMAAAAKGYKLILTMPETMSKERRAMLKAYGAQLELTPGSEGMGGCIRRAYELVETLPNAYMLQQFNNPANPEIHRLTTAEEIWEDTNGRVDILIAGVGTGGTITGVAEVIKSRKSTFQAIAVEPANSPVLSGGGPGPHKIQGIGAGFVPEVLKLELIDEVVTVTDDEAMSYGRRLAREEGLLSGISTGAALAAAIKVAQRPENKGKLIVMIQPSFGERYLSTPLFQDLDPPELAMVK, encoded by the coding sequence ATGAAAATTGCCCACAACGTTACAGAACTCATTGGTCGGACTCCCTTAGTCCAATTAAACCGCATTCCCCAGGCGGAGGGCTGTGTGGCTCAAATTGTGGTGAAATTAGAGGGAATGAACCCGGCAGCCTCCGTTAAAGACCGTATTGGGGTGAATATGATTAATGCGGCTGAACGAGAAGGACTGATTATTCCGGGGAAAACCCTTTTGGTGGAACCCACTTCTGGTAATACTGGAATTGCTCTAGCGATGGCAGCCGCCGCTAAAGGGTATAAACTGATTTTGACCATGCCTGAAACCATGAGTAAAGAGCGACGGGCGATGTTAAAAGCCTATGGAGCCCAATTAGAATTAACGCCTGGTAGCGAGGGAATGGGGGGCTGTATTCGACGGGCTTATGAACTTGTGGAGACGTTGCCTAATGCGTATATGCTGCAACAATTTAATAATCCAGCTAACCCTGAAATTCATCGCCTAACAACGGCCGAGGAAATTTGGGAAGATACGAATGGGCGAGTTGATATCCTGATTGCCGGGGTGGGGACAGGAGGAACCATTACGGGGGTGGCTGAGGTGATTAAGTCGCGTAAATCCACCTTTCAGGCGATCGCAGTTGAACCAGCCAATAGTCCCGTGTTGTCGGGGGGAGGTCCTGGTCCGCATAAAATTCAAGGGATTGGGGCGGGTTTTGTCCCTGAAGTACTCAAACTGGAGTTAATTGATGAAGTGGTGACGGTGACGGATGATGAAGCGATGAGCTATGGCCGTCGTTTAGCCAGGGAAGAGGGATTATTATCGGGAATTTCTACTGGGGCAGCTTTAGCGGCGGCTATTAAAGTGGCTCAACGTCCTGAAAATAAGGGTAAACTGATTGTTATGATTCAGCCTAGTTTTGGCGAACGTTATTTAAGTACACCTCTATTTCAAGATTTAGATCCTCCTGAATTGGCAATGGTTAAATAA
- a CDS encoding J domain-containing protein: protein MKNANHYQILEVNVSASQGQIKQAYRRLAKRFHPDCGEAANHEQIILINAAYEVLGDPEKRRSYDQQLSPNYPSRQRQERTAKAQNYYKRRRETEQKTEIIFDVWLKEIYTPIHHLVNVVINSLDGQIDDLSADPFDDELMSIFQEYLEDCRESLQQAKQIFGSQPNPSQAAKIAASLYFCLNQLSDGIDELEWFALNYDDSHLHTGKELFRIAKNLCYEASEMIDLRGN from the coding sequence ATGAAAAATGCTAATCATTACCAAATTCTTGAAGTTAATGTAAGTGCTAGTCAAGGGCAAATTAAACAGGCTTATCGGCGATTAGCTAAGCGGTTTCATCCTGATTGTGGTGAAGCCGCCAACCATGAGCAAATTATTTTGATCAATGCTGCTTATGAGGTATTAGGCGATCCTGAAAAGCGGCGCAGTTATGATCAACAATTGAGTCCTAATTATCCGTCAAGACAACGCCAAGAAAGAACGGCTAAGGCTCAAAACTATTATAAACGCCGTCGGGAAACTGAGCAAAAAACTGAAATTATTTTTGATGTTTGGTTAAAGGAAATTTATACACCTATCCATCACTTAGTTAATGTGGTTATTAATTCTTTGGATGGCCAAATTGATGACTTATCGGCTGACCCTTTTGATGATGAATTAATGAGTATATTTCAAGAGTATTTAGAAGACTGTCGAGAGTCTTTACAGCAAGCAAAACAGATTTTTGGCTCTCAACCTAATCCATCCCAAGCTGCTAAAATAGCAGCTTCTCTCTATTTTTGTTTGAATCAATTGAGCGATGGCATTGATGAGTTAGAATGGTTTGCTCTTAATTATGATGATAGTCATTTACATACGGGAAAAGAATTATTTCGTATTGCTAAGAACCTGTGTTATGAAGCTTCAGAAATGATTGATTTAAGGGGGAATTAA
- a CDS encoding metal-sensing transcriptional repressor has product MTNFPLDPSLEDTHIENHHHHHGGHPHIHSEESLKKITNRLSRIEGHIRGVKTMVTENRACPEVLVQLAAVRGAIDRVSRLILDEHLSECIARAAKEGNIDAEIEELKAALDRFLP; this is encoded by the coding sequence ATTACTAATTTTCCCCTAGACCCGTCTCTAGAAGACACTCATATTGAAAATCATCATCATCACCATGGAGGACATCCTCATATTCACAGTGAAGAGTCCTTAAAGAAAATTACAAATCGTCTTTCTCGGATTGAAGGACACATTAGGGGAGTTAAAACGATGGTCACAGAAAATCGTGCTTGTCCAGAAGTCTTAGTGCAATTAGCAGCAGTTAGAGGCGCAATTGATCGGGTTTCTAGATTAATTTTAGACGAACATTTAAGCGAATGTATAGCCCGTGCAGCCAAAGAAGGTAATATTGATGCAGAAATTGAAGAATTAAAAGCTGCTTTGGATCGGTTTTTGCCTTAA
- a CDS encoding phosphoribosyltransferase, whose product MSDLYISWQQYHQHIETLAVQIHQSQWEFNQIVCLAKGGLRIGDILCRLYKKPLAILYTASYGGENQQTRGQIQISEHLAMIEKSLGSHILLVDDLVDSGISLQEATQWLKNYNNPDIQEIRSAVLWYKSCSVVKPDYYVEYLEDNPWIHQPFECYETITLDDLANGVKLNTI is encoded by the coding sequence ATGTCAGATTTATATATTTCTTGGCAACAATACCATCAACACATTGAAACCCTAGCGGTGCAAATCCATCAATCTCAGTGGGAATTTAACCAAATTGTCTGTTTAGCCAAAGGAGGATTAAGAATCGGAGACATTCTTTGTCGTCTCTATAAAAAACCCCTAGCGATTCTCTATACTGCTTCATACGGAGGAGAAAACCAGCAAACGCGGGGACAAATCCAGATTTCTGAGCATCTAGCGATGATAGAAAAATCCTTAGGAAGTCATATCCTATTAGTGGATGATTTGGTTGATTCGGGTATCAGTCTTCAAGAAGCGACCCAATGGTTAAAAAACTACAACAATCCAGACATTCAGGAAATTCGGTCTGCCGTTCTTTGGTATAAAAGTTGTTCTGTGGTTAAACCCGATTACTATGTTGAGTATTTAGAAGATAATCCTTGGATTCATCAACCCTTTGAATGTTATGAAACAATAACGCTTGATGATTTAGCTAATGGAGTAAAGCTTAATACTATTTAG
- a CDS encoding glycosyltransferase family 39 protein, producing the protein MLKVQVSQRLVDQLPRSNNWLLLGLWVILGGILRFTQLAAKPPWTDEFATMVFSLGNKFTSVPLDQAISIDVLLQPLKFNPDVGVGEVVSLILQEDNHPPLYFVLAHLWTKLFPPLGDYVDVWMMRSLPALFGVLSIIGVYFLGKIVFRSPLVGQISAALMAVSPYGIFLAQEARHYTLSILFVIVSLLCLVVAVRHIFNHTILPLGLVFSWIVINGLGLSIHFFFGLTLIAEGMILAFLIYRQSKQQENPLKLHKTNLIRLALVVVGTMTTGLVWMAIIIPQGYGNNMITWIHPIEHILYLISPPFQLLAVWVPMISLLPVESSSLPIVILSGLILLLFFIWLIPYVTQGIKKGLKLDDYRLPLVVLMGFIASAILLFLAITYIIGLDITRGARYSFVYFPAVIVVVGASLAISWDEVKPAKAIISNQWNFNPIVWLKRLYAKLNSNGKLAVYAVVFMGFLGSITVLVNLGYQKYYLPDRFVAVMKETATHPVLIATTHKSLVQTGEMMGIALELTKGSELQDTSFLLANETQLNDPKVTATLKQVVQNMNHPLEVWTVNFYGSVELDNCRLDDKKYPYINGYGYQRYICQ; encoded by the coding sequence GTGTTAAAAGTTCAAGTGTCTCAACGGTTGGTAGATCAATTACCTAGGTCAAATAATTGGTTGCTACTGGGTTTATGGGTTATTCTTGGGGGGATTCTGAGATTTACTCAATTAGCAGCTAAACCGCCTTGGACGGATGAATTTGCGACCATGGTCTTTAGTTTGGGGAATAAGTTTACGTCAGTTCCTCTAGATCAGGCTATCTCGATTGATGTCCTTTTGCAACCCCTTAAATTTAATCCAGACGTAGGAGTGGGTGAGGTTGTTTCCTTAATTTTACAAGAAGATAATCATCCTCCTTTGTATTTTGTTTTGGCGCATTTATGGACTAAATTATTTCCCCCGTTAGGAGACTATGTAGACGTTTGGATGATGCGATCGCTTCCTGCTTTATTTGGGGTTTTATCGATTATTGGGGTCTATTTTTTGGGAAAAATTGTCTTTCGTTCTCCTTTAGTTGGTCAAATTAGTGCAGCGTTAATGGCTGTTTCTCCCTACGGAATTTTCTTAGCACAAGAAGCGCGTCACTATACGTTATCCATTCTTTTTGTTATTGTTTCTTTACTCTGTTTAGTGGTTGCTGTAAGACATATTTTTAATCATACTATCTTACCTTTAGGATTAGTTTTTAGCTGGATAGTTATTAATGGACTAGGATTATCAATTCATTTCTTTTTTGGGTTGACATTGATAGCAGAAGGAATGATATTAGCTTTTTTAATTTATCGTCAGTCTAAACAACAAGAAAACCCCCTGAAACTACATAAAACTAATTTAATTCGTCTTGCTTTAGTTGTTGTGGGGACAATGACAACGGGGTTAGTTTGGATGGCTATTATTATCCCCCAAGGATACGGTAATAATATGATCACTTGGATTCATCCAATAGAGCATATTTTATACTTAATTAGTCCCCCATTTCAGTTATTAGCTGTTTGGGTTCCCATGATTTCTTTATTACCCGTTGAATCTTCATCTCTTCCTATTGTTATTCTGTCTGGATTGATTTTATTACTGTTTTTTATTTGGTTAATTCCCTATGTCACTCAAGGGATTAAAAAGGGGTTAAAACTTGATGATTATCGGTTGCCATTAGTCGTCTTAATGGGATTTATTGCTAGTGCTATTTTGCTATTTTTAGCCATTACTTATATTATCGGACTTGATATTACTCGCGGTGCACGATACAGTTTTGTTTATTTCCCGGCTGTTATAGTCGTAGTAGGAGCAAGTTTAGCTATTTCTTGGGATGAAGTAAAACCCGCAAAAGCGATTATTTCCAATCAGTGGAATTTTAATCCTATTGTTTGGTTAAAAAGGCTTTATGCTAAACTCAATAGTAACGGGAAATTGGCGGTTTATGCTGTGGTTTTTATGGGATTTTTAGGGTCAATTACCGTTTTAGTTAACTTAGGTTATCAAAAATATTATTTACCTGATCGTTTCGTTGCTGTCATGAAAGAAACAGCTACCCATCCTGTGTTAATTGCTACTACCCATAAAAGTTTAGTTCAAACGGGCGAAATGATGGGTATTGCCTTAGAATTAACCAAGGGTTCTGAGTTACAAGATACGTCCTTTTTATTAGCAAATGAAACCCAATTGAATGATCCTAAAGTAACAGCCACCCTTAAACAAGTTGTTCAAAATATGAATCATCCTTTGGAAGTTTGGACGGTTAATTTTTATGGTTCGGTTGAGTTAGATAATTGTCGTCTTGATGACAAAAAATATCCCTATATTAATGGCTATGGTTATCAACGTTATATTTGTCAATAA
- a CDS encoding glucose-6-phosphate isomerase, producing the protein MDKLQLWQRYQNWLYYHEGLGIYLDISRMRFDDPFVDRLKPKFDKAFQDMEALEAGAIANPDEGRMVGHYWLRAPELAPNDEARKEITEPLAAIADFVTKVHNTTIKPPTAEKFTDVLSIGIGGSALGPQFVAEALSSDFPPMAIHFIDNSDPAGIDRILTRLGDRLKSTLVIVTSKSGGTPETRNGMLEVKAAYEAKGLDFAPHAVAVTMPGSKMDQFAENWLARFPMQDWVGGRTSELSAVGLLPAALQGIDIQAMLAGAKEMDVATRVKDLKTNPAALLALAWYYSGNGKGEKDMVILPYKDSLLLFSRYLQQLVMESLGKETDLDGNTVYQGIAVYGNKGSTDQHAYVQQLREGVPNFFATFIEVLEDRQGESIELDPGITSGDYLSGFIQGTRQALYENNRDSVTITIPQVNPRIVGALIALYERTVSFYGSLVNVNAYHQPGVEAGKKMAASILSLQTEIQKVIKESVGSLDLVTLAEKAGDPEAVEAVYKIVRHLAANGRGVTLDGDLANPSSLKVSAG; encoded by the coding sequence ATGGATAAGCTACAACTCTGGCAACGTTACCAAAATTGGCTATATTATCACGAAGGATTAGGAATATACCTTGATATCAGCCGAATGCGCTTTGATGATCCCTTTGTTGACCGCCTCAAACCCAAATTTGACAAAGCGTTTCAAGATATGGAAGCCCTAGAAGCCGGGGCGATCGCAAACCCAGACGAAGGCCGTATGGTCGGTCATTATTGGTTGCGGGCACCGGAATTAGCCCCCAACGACGAGGCGAGAAAGGAAATTACCGAACCCCTCGCCGCGATCGCAGACTTTGTAACCAAAGTACACAACACAACCATCAAACCCCCCACAGCCGAAAAATTCACCGATGTCCTCTCCATTGGGATTGGTGGATCGGCCTTAGGACCCCAATTTGTGGCCGAAGCCTTGTCCTCTGACTTTCCCCCCATGGCCATCCACTTCATCGACAATAGCGACCCCGCCGGGATCGATCGCATTTTAACCCGTTTAGGCGATCGCCTGAAAAGTACCCTCGTTATCGTCACCAGCAAGTCCGGAGGAACCCCCGAAACCCGCAACGGGATGTTAGAGGTTAAAGCAGCTTACGAGGCCAAAGGCTTAGATTTTGCGCCCCACGCCGTCGCTGTTACCATGCCAGGCAGTAAAATGGATCAATTTGCCGAAAATTGGTTAGCGCGTTTTCCCATGCAGGACTGGGTGGGGGGACGGACTTCGGAACTGTCGGCCGTAGGGTTATTACCCGCAGCGTTGCAGGGTATTGACATTCAAGCCATGTTAGCCGGGGCTAAGGAGATGGACGTAGCAACACGGGTTAAAGACCTCAAGACCAACCCTGCCGCATTATTAGCTCTAGCATGGTATTATTCGGGCAATGGCAAGGGAGAAAAGGATATGGTCATTCTTCCCTACAAAGACAGTTTGCTGCTGTTTAGTCGCTATTTGCAGCAGTTAGTCATGGAGTCGTTGGGGAAAGAAACCGATCTCGATGGCAATACCGTCTATCAGGGTATTGCGGTCTATGGAAATAAGGGATCGACCGATCAACACGCTTATGTTCAGCAGTTACGCGAAGGAGTCCCTAATTTCTTTGCGACCTTTATTGAAGTGTTAGAGGATCGTCAAGGAGAGTCCATCGAGTTAGATCCAGGTATCACCTCTGGGGACTATCTATCGGGGTTCATTCAAGGGACTAGACAGGCATTATACGAGAATAACCGCGACTCTGTGACCATTACCATCCCCCAAGTTAATCCTCGCATCGTTGGGGCATTAATTGCTCTTTATGAACGCACAGTTAGCTTTTATGGGTCTTTGGTCAATGTTAACGCCTATCACCAACCGGGGGTAGAAGCAGGGAAGAAAATGGCTGCTTCTATCCTATCTTTGCAAACGGAGATCCAAAAAGTCATCAAAGAGTCCGTCGGATCGTTAGATCTTGTGACTTTAGCCGAAAAAGCCGGAGATCCTGAAGCAGTCGAAGCGGTTTATAAAATTGTTCGTCATTTAGCTGCTAATGGCAGGGGTGTTACCCTAGATGGCGATCTGGCTAATCCTTCTAGCCTAAAAGTCTCTGCTGGCTAG